A portion of the Acidobacteriaceae bacterium genome contains these proteins:
- a CDS encoding PadR family transcriptional regulator → MFHPFFTDDAPRRRHERGEGRRGFGGRGEGSPEGFGFGKLSERGERGMRHPFGHKGGGGRERMFDSGDLQLVILKLLAERPSYGYELIKALEERLAGGYAPSPGVVYPTLTMLEERGFAEVQRTEGNRKVYGITTEGEAELTANSTRVTAIFERLENRGRRFGRERSPELMRAMGDLRESIGARMMRDNLTPEQAAKIAEIIHQAARNIDSL, encoded by the coding sequence ATGTTTCATCCATTCTTTACTGATGACGCCCCCCGCCGGCGGCACGAGCGCGGCGAAGGCCGCCGCGGCTTTGGCGGGCGCGGCGAAGGCAGCCCCGAAGGCTTCGGCTTCGGCAAACTCTCCGAGCGTGGTGAGCGCGGCATGCGCCACCCCTTTGGACACAAAGGTGGCGGGGGCCGCGAGCGCATGTTCGACTCCGGCGATCTGCAACTCGTCATCCTCAAACTGCTCGCCGAGCGCCCGTCGTACGGCTACGAACTCATCAAGGCCCTCGAAGAACGACTCGCAGGCGGTTACGCGCCCAGCCCGGGGGTCGTTTACCCCACGCTGACCATGCTCGAAGAGCGCGGCTTCGCCGAGGTGCAGCGCACTGAAGGTAACCGCAAGGTCTACGGTATTACCACCGAAGGCGAGGCCGAGCTCACGGCTAACAGCACTCGTGTCACGGCCATCTTCGAGCGTCTGGAGAACCGCGGTCGTCGCTTCGGTCGCGAACGCTCCCCCGAGCTGATGCGCGCCATGGGCGACCTGCGCGAGTCCATCGGCGCCCGCATGATGCGTGACAACCTGACGCCGGAGCAGGCGGCAAAGATCGCCGAAATCATCCATCAGGCCGCCCGCAACATCGACAGCCTTTAA
- the hemE gene encoding uroporphyrinogen decarboxylase: protein MSSSRFVRACLHLPVDRTPFWFLRQAGRYMPEYMAVRKNHTLLEICRTPEIAAEVTITAAERLGVDAAIIFADLLLPLTPMGLDFEFVNGEGPVVHQPIRTREQIEKLDTTRAAELIYVAQAIEKVAKHFAAPRADGDQLGIIGFIGAPFTLASYMIEGGGSRNYIEAKKLMYATDGGWQLLMEKLITVLVEYAQQQVDAGADVIQIFDSWAGALSVSDYRDYCLAATTELVRRVQAMGVPVIYFGVDTASLLPTMKQTGADVLGLDWRTPLDEARKTLGPNIAVQGNLDPITLFAPQEVIESRVKEILALNAGHPGHIFNLGHGIVPATPVDNVIFVGELIKKLG, encoded by the coding sequence ATGTCTTCTTCACGATTCGTCCGCGCCTGCCTGCACCTCCCTGTCGACCGCACGCCCTTCTGGTTTCTTCGCCAGGCCGGCCGCTACATGCCTGAGTACATGGCCGTGCGCAAGAACCACACGCTGCTCGAGATCTGCCGCACCCCCGAGATCGCCGCCGAGGTGACCATCACCGCTGCCGAACGGCTCGGCGTCGACGCCGCGATCATCTTTGCCGACCTTCTGCTGCCGCTCACGCCCATGGGCCTCGACTTCGAGTTCGTCAACGGCGAAGGCCCGGTTGTCCACCAGCCCATCCGCACCCGCGAACAGATCGAGAAGCTGGACACCACCCGCGCCGCCGAACTGATCTACGTCGCGCAGGCTATCGAAAAGGTCGCCAAGCACTTTGCCGCTCCGCGTGCCGATGGCGACCAGCTCGGCATTATTGGCTTCATCGGCGCCCCCTTCACGCTTGCAAGCTACATGATCGAAGGCGGCGGCTCGCGCAACTACATCGAAGCCAAGAAGCTCATGTACGCCACCGATGGCGGCTGGCAGCTGCTGATGGAAAAACTCATCACCGTTCTCGTCGAGTACGCGCAGCAACAGGTGGACGCCGGTGCCGACGTCATCCAGATCTTCGACTCCTGGGCAGGCGCACTCTCCGTCAGCGACTACCGAGACTACTGCCTCGCCGCGACTACTGAACTCGTGCGCCGCGTCCAGGCGATGGGCGTTCCGGTCATCTACTTCGGCGTCGACACCGCCTCCCTGCTGCCCACCATGAAGCAGACCGGCGCGGACGTGCTCGGCCTCGACTGGCGCACCCCGCTCGACGAAGCCCGCAAGACGCTCGGCCCGAACATCGCCGTCCAGGGCAACCTCGACCCCATCACGCTCTTCGCGCCACAGGAAGTCATCGAAAGCCGCGTGAAGGAAATCCTCGCGCTGAACGCGGGTCACCCCGGCCACATCTTCAACCTCGGCCACGGCATCGTCCCTGCGACGCCCGTCGATAACGTCATCTTCGTCGGCGAGTTGATCAAAAAGCTTGGTTAG
- a CDS encoding type II toxin-antitoxin system Phd/YefM family antitoxin: MATWQVQEAKAHLSELLEDAESKGPQIITKHGAEKAVVISIEQYRGLQAEKTKLDLRDYLLSMPQIDDFDVDRDVDFGREIEL, from the coding sequence ATGGCTACCTGGCAGGTGCAAGAAGCGAAGGCGCACTTGAGCGAACTTCTCGAGGATGCCGAAAGCAAGGGACCGCAGATCATCACCAAGCATGGTGCTGAGAAGGCGGTTGTGATCTCGATTGAGCAATACCGTGGTTTGCAGGCCGAGAAGACGAAGCTTGATCTGCGTGATTATCTGCTGTCTATGCCGCAAATAGACGATTTTGACGTGGATCGCGATGTAGACTTCGGTCGCGAGATTGAGCTGTAG
- a CDS encoding inorganic diphosphatase, protein MPNYLELPVGSKAPELVNAVIEIPADGVTKYEYDKELHVFKLDRNLFSPVHYPGDYGFIPSTLGDDGDPLDVLVLVDTPSFPGCLQEVRPIGALEMIDGGEGDEKVLCVGSANPRYKDVYDYSDIYPHILKEITHFFSIYKDLEGKTVEVKGWRDAQFARELVVKSQKAFIEKNKK, encoded by the coding sequence ATGCCGAATTACCTTGAATTGCCCGTCGGATCGAAGGCTCCTGAACTTGTCAATGCCGTGATTGAGATTCCGGCCGATGGTGTAACCAAGTACGAGTACGACAAGGAACTGCACGTCTTCAAGCTGGACCGCAACCTGTTTTCGCCGGTGCATTACCCGGGCGACTACGGTTTTATCCCCTCGACGCTGGGCGATGATGGCGATCCGTTGGACGTTCTTGTGCTGGTGGATACACCCAGCTTCCCGGGCTGCCTGCAGGAAGTTCGTCCGATCGGCGCGCTCGAAATGATCGACGGCGGCGAAGGCGACGAGAAGGTTCTGTGCGTGGGTTCCGCGAATCCCCGCTACAAGGACGTCTACGATTACTCGGACATCTACCCGCACATTCTGAAGGAGATCACCCACTTCTTCTCGATCTACAAGGACCTTGAAGGCAAGACCGTGGAAGTAAAGGGCTGGCGCGACGCGCAGTTCGCTCGCGAACTGGTGGTGAAGAGCCAGAAGGCTTTCATCGAGAAGAACAAGAAGTAA
- a CDS encoding APC family permease, protein MVSGGPYGLEDIIGLAGFRWALLLLAIVPIFWSLPTALMVGELASAIPDEGGFYIWVTRGLGRFWGFQEAWLSLAASVFDMAIYPTTFALYLGHLYPSLTAGYRGLALKLAIVAIATLWNLRGAAAVGEGSVGMMCVSLAPFVLLVAAALWKTLHGGVHLSAAGSPVLQHDLLAAVPITLWNYMGWDNASTIAQEVEEPQRNYPRAMFTSAIATMCVYMIPLAAMWAVGIPAERFSTGAWTDAASLLAGPALAFAVVLAGSLDGLGTFNALTLTLTRLPYAMAEDGLLPRVLTRRLKNGVPWVSVLACATGWALALGLTFERLITIDLVLYGAALLLEFAALIALRLREPNLLRPFRIPGGFPAACLLGVGPLALILFALYSAREEKLAGIPALLFALLVALAGTATYALFEQPWRRRKA, encoded by the coding sequence ATGGTTTCCGGCGGCCCTTATGGCCTTGAAGACATCATCGGTCTCGCAGGCTTTCGCTGGGCGCTTCTGCTACTCGCCATCGTCCCGATCTTCTGGAGCCTGCCCACCGCGCTGATGGTCGGCGAACTGGCCTCCGCCATTCCCGACGAAGGCGGCTTCTACATCTGGGTCACGCGCGGACTCGGTCGCTTCTGGGGCTTCCAGGAAGCCTGGCTCTCCCTTGCAGCCAGCGTCTTCGATATGGCGATCTACCCTACGACCTTCGCTCTCTATCTAGGCCACCTCTACCCCTCGCTCACGGCGGGGTATCGCGGCCTTGCGCTCAAACTCGCCATCGTCGCCATCGCCACACTCTGGAACCTACGCGGAGCCGCCGCGGTCGGAGAAGGCTCTGTCGGCATGATGTGCGTTTCGCTCGCGCCGTTCGTTCTGCTCGTCGCTGCAGCGCTCTGGAAGACGCTACACGGTGGCGTTCACCTCAGCGCAGCAGGCAGCCCGGTGCTGCAACACGACCTGCTCGCCGCCGTTCCCATCACGCTCTGGAATTACATGGGATGGGACAACGCCTCCACCATCGCGCAGGAAGTGGAAGAACCGCAGCGCAACTATCCGCGTGCCATGTTTACTTCGGCGATCGCAACGATGTGCGTGTACATGATTCCACTGGCGGCCATGTGGGCCGTGGGCATCCCGGCAGAACGCTTCTCCACGGGCGCCTGGACCGATGCCGCCAGCCTGCTCGCGGGCCCCGCTCTTGCCTTCGCGGTCGTGCTTGCCGGTTCGCTCGACGGCCTCGGAACCTTCAACGCACTGACGCTGACGCTGACCCGCCTGCCCTACGCCATGGCCGAAGACGGCCTGCTGCCTCGCGTTCTCACTCGCCGCCTGAAGAACGGCGTGCCGTGGGTCAGCGTCCTCGCCTGTGCGACCGGCTGGGCGCTGGCGCTGGGGCTCACCTTCGAGCGCCTCATCACCATTGACCTTGTCCTCTACGGCGCGGCGCTTCTGCTCGAGTTCGCCGCGCTCATCGCTCTTCGCCTGCGCGAGCCAAACCTTCTACGCCCGTTCCGTATTCCAGGAGGCTTCCCCGCCGCCTGCCTCCTCGGCGTTGGCCCGCTCGCGCTCATCCTCTTTGCGCTGTACTCCGCCCGCGAGGAAAAGCTCGCAGGCATCCCAGCTCTCCTCTTTGCGCTGCTTGTCGCTCTGGCCGGGACCGCAACCTACGCCCTCTTCGAGCAGCCCTGGCGGAGACGAAAAGCCTGA
- a CDS encoding trimeric intracellular cation channel family protein, with protein MSLAAPRIRSSHVLLLFDLLATLLVALEGSSAGVLAHLDFFGVLVVAFVSALGGGIVRDLLIAATPPNAIRDWRYGATALLGGAITLISFQTLQAFPHTLLITLDAAGLALFAVAGADKALEYGVPPLIAVLMGATTGCGGGVIRDLLLNRVPAVLNSDVYATAALAGAIIAVLMIRNGLPRGWSMASGAILCFALRMTAVARGWSLPHVAGY; from the coding sequence ATGTCTCTCGCCGCGCCACGCATCCGCTCCTCGCACGTCCTTCTGCTCTTCGATCTGCTCGCCACGCTGCTGGTGGCGCTCGAGGGCAGCAGCGCAGGCGTGCTCGCGCATCTGGACTTCTTCGGTGTCCTCGTCGTCGCGTTCGTCTCTGCGCTCGGCGGCGGTATCGTACGCGATCTGCTCATCGCCGCCACGCCACCAAACGCGATCCGCGACTGGCGTTACGGCGCCACGGCCCTGCTCGGCGGAGCCATCACCCTCATCAGCTTCCAGACACTGCAGGCCTTCCCCCACACCCTGCTCATCACGCTCGACGCCGCAGGCCTCGCGCTCTTTGCCGTCGCCGGTGCGGACAAAGCCCTCGAATATGGCGTACCGCCGCTGATTGCTGTGCTCATGGGAGCGACCACCGGTTGCGGCGGCGGAGTCATTCGCGATCTCCTACTCAACCGCGTCCCGGCGGTGCTCAACTCCGACGTCTACGCCACAGCCGCGCTCGCCGGAGCAATCATCGCCGTCCTCATGATTCGGAACGGGTTGCCGCGCGGCTGGTCCATGGCGTCAGGAGCCATTCTCTGCTTCGCTCTGCGAATGACAGCCGTTGCTCGTGGCTGGAGCCTGCCGCACGTCGCTGGTTACTGA
- the hemG gene encoding protoporphyrinogen oxidase, producing MKSVAILGGGISGLVAAYECQKLGLDWHLYEASDRLGGILQTTLLDTSEGRFVIEGGPDGWVTEKPWMRELVAELGLESELISSKDATRKTYILKDGTLQPIPDGMRMMVPTNLAALEDSPLFTAEGRRAYAEEITRAEELKASAPQHDESVADFVRRHFGNEVLDTLAAPLLSGVFGGDVHKLSVRAVMPQFVAMEREHGSLITALQQKQQQTQLRSTGVQFSNSLFTSLRNGMGSLVDALVATLPAERLHLNRRIDGLQLADEEEWTLFWQDGTRQQATTCEQLIVATSLDSARKLLAPLDRVQTTLLPSAGSFSSLMPTAASSAVLAAFTWPAELAQQFDVPSGFGFLVPPQLSPKPYTLNPAPSLLACTFVDQKYPERVPEGARILRAFFGGDAAANLMSASDTAVATAALAQLRSILGPLPEPTHTEVRRVPRSLPQYEVGHLERIAQLDELIAACPGLHVLGNSYRGVGLPDLIRDARATVRSLGNN from the coding sequence ATGAAGAGTGTTGCTATCCTCGGAGGCGGAATTTCCGGCCTCGTTGCCGCCTACGAATGCCAGAAGCTCGGCCTCGACTGGCATCTCTACGAAGCCTCCGACCGCCTCGGCGGCATACTCCAGACCACGCTCCTCGATACTTCCGAAGGCCGTTTCGTCATCGAAGGCGGACCTGACGGCTGGGTGACCGAGAAGCCCTGGATGCGTGAACTCGTCGCCGAGCTAGGCCTCGAAAGCGAACTCATCTCTTCGAAGGACGCCACGCGCAAGACCTACATCCTGAAAGACGGCACGCTCCAGCCGATCCCCGATGGCATGCGCATGATGGTGCCCACTAACCTCGCCGCGCTCGAAGACTCACCGCTCTTCACTGCCGAAGGTCGTCGCGCCTACGCCGAAGAGATCACGCGAGCGGAAGAGCTCAAGGCCTCCGCGCCACAGCACGACGAATCCGTCGCCGACTTCGTCCGCCGCCACTTTGGTAACGAGGTTCTCGACACACTCGCCGCTCCGCTGCTCTCCGGTGTCTTCGGTGGCGACGTCCATAAGCTGAGCGTTCGCGCCGTCATGCCGCAGTTCGTCGCCATGGAGCGCGAGCACGGCTCGCTCATCACGGCCCTGCAGCAGAAGCAGCAGCAAACGCAGCTCCGCAGCACCGGGGTGCAGTTCTCCAACAGCCTCTTCACCAGCCTCCGCAACGGCATGGGCTCGCTCGTCGATGCACTCGTCGCCACGCTCCCCGCCGAGCGCCTGCACCTCAACCGTCGTATCGACGGTCTCCAACTCGCTGACGAAGAAGAGTGGACGCTCTTCTGGCAGGATGGTACTCGCCAGCAGGCGACCACCTGCGAACAGCTGATCGTCGCCACCTCGCTCGACAGCGCACGCAAGCTTCTCGCGCCGCTCGATCGTGTGCAAACTACGTTGCTGCCCAGCGCAGGAAGCTTCTCTTCCCTCATGCCCACAGCCGCCAGCTCCGCCGTGCTCGCCGCGTTCACCTGGCCCGCAGAGCTCGCGCAGCAGTTTGACGTCCCCAGCGGCTTCGGCTTCCTGGTTCCACCGCAACTAAGCCCGAAGCCCTACACGCTGAATCCAGCACCCTCTCTTCTTGCCTGCACGTTTGTCGATCAGAAGTATCCCGAGCGCGTCCCCGAAGGCGCACGCATCCTCCGGGCCTTCTTCGGTGGAGACGCTGCGGCAAACCTCATGTCTGCGTCAGACACAGCCGTAGCCACCGCCGCGCTCGCGCAACTCCGCAGCATCCTCGGCCCGCTCCCCGAGCCGACGCATACGGAGGTTCGCCGCGTTCCACGCTCGCTCCCGCAGTACGAAGTCGGTCACCTCGAACGCATCGCACAGCTCGACGAGCTTATCGCCGCCTGCCCCGGCCTGCATGTACTCGGCAACAGCTACCGCGGCGTCGGGCTCCCGGACCTCATCCGCGACGCACGCGCCACTGTCCGCAGCCTCGGCAACAACTAA
- a CDS encoding outer membrane beta-barrel protein, whose translation MKKRTLPSTVALLLAAPFALACSCLPAHAQSVFTAEKGADIFVFGGYTYLKPDYGPDSVHNNGITLGADFTRYFRWPVTPSIEVRYTHASGPVVNEHTFSGGLKVGKTYRTRFHPYADILAGLGGVHYVTPPVPDYPDDTALAITYGGGVDIDVLDNWAVKADFQSQHWNLGKNATIKPDGEDYTLSPLAFTIGVSYRIPFHSRVGSGEHHARAERAQRSKAVPPAPAEPAPAPNTQQNP comes from the coding sequence ATGAAGAAAAGAACGCTCCCCTCCACGGTCGCTCTCCTCCTCGCCGCGCCTTTTGCACTTGCCTGCTCCTGCTTGCCAGCCCATGCGCAGAGCGTCTTCACCGCGGAAAAAGGCGCAGACATCTTCGTCTTTGGCGGATACACCTATCTCAAACCCGATTACGGCCCGGACTCCGTACACAATAACGGCATCACGCTCGGCGCGGACTTCACGCGTTACTTCAGGTGGCCCGTCACCCCCTCGATTGAGGTGCGCTACACCCACGCGTCAGGCCCTGTGGTGAACGAGCACACCTTCTCCGGCGGCCTCAAGGTCGGCAAAACCTACCGGACACGCTTCCACCCGTACGCCGACATCCTCGCCGGTCTCGGAGGAGTTCACTACGTCACGCCTCCCGTACCCGATTACCCCGACGACACCGCCCTCGCCATCACATACGGCGGCGGAGTCGATATCGACGTTCTCGACAACTGGGCCGTCAAGGCTGACTTCCAATCCCAGCACTGGAATCTAGGGAAGAACGCCACCATCAAGCCAGATGGTGAGGATTACACGCTCTCGCCCCTTGCCTTCACGATTGGCGTCAGCTATCGCATCCCGTTCCATTCCCGGGTTGGTTCCGGCGAACACCATGCTCGCGCAGAAAGAGCCCAGCGGTCGAAAGCAGTCCCGCCCGCTCCTGCAGAACCAGCACCTGCTCCAAACACCCAGCAGAATCCATAA
- a CDS encoding ferrochelatase — protein MSHAILLLAHGTPDTLDQMAEYLAHVTNGRPMPQHVVEELQHRYGEIGLRNEPLPEGPPLTRWTLLQGKLLEQKLGTRVYVGMRNWHPFIADVVEQMKQDGVTSATVLCLAPQNSRTSTGLYRRALDKALDGAFPYTFIAGWATEPKLVEAFAAKLSPALDAARAQHPGNVPVLFTAHSVPCRTIRAATEEQAAEGSNRPGAHTPAEGLQNYGAATEGDPYPIECKATAAAVAARLGLTDDEWFFAFQSQGIAGAPWIGPTVEDTLTALAEAGHKAVVLQPIGFLCDHVEILYDIDVNFREFGNTKGIAVSRPESLNDSPVLIEAITKVLASR, from the coding sequence ATGTCTCACGCGATTCTTCTCCTTGCTCACGGCACTCCCGACACACTCGACCAAATGGCCGAGTACCTTGCCCACGTCACCAACGGCCGTCCCATGCCGCAGCATGTCGTTGAGGAACTGCAGCATCGCTACGGCGAGATCGGCCTGCGTAACGAGCCGCTACCCGAAGGCCCGCCGCTCACTCGCTGGACGCTGCTGCAAGGCAAGCTGCTTGAGCAGAAACTCGGCACGCGCGTCTACGTCGGTATGCGCAACTGGCATCCCTTCATCGCCGATGTCGTCGAGCAGATGAAGCAGGACGGCGTCACCAGCGCCACCGTCCTCTGCCTCGCGCCGCAGAACTCGCGCACCTCCACCGGTCTCTACCGTCGCGCGCTCGACAAGGCCCTCGACGGAGCCTTCCCCTACACCTTCATCGCGGGTTGGGCTACGGAGCCAAAGCTCGTTGAAGCCTTCGCCGCAAAGCTCTCGCCGGCGCTTGATGCTGCCCGCGCACAGCATCCCGGCAATGTGCCTGTGCTCTTCACCGCGCACTCCGTTCCTTGCCGCACCATTCGCGCCGCCACCGAAGAGCAGGCCGCAGAAGGATCCAACCGCCCCGGCGCGCACACTCCCGCCGAAGGCCTGCAGAACTACGGCGCCGCCACCGAAGGTGACCCTTACCCCATCGAGTGCAAAGCCACCGCAGCAGCCGTCGCCGCCCGCCTCGGGCTCACAGACGACGAGTGGTTCTTTGCCTTTCAGTCGCAAGGCATCGCAGGCGCTCCGTGGATCGGCCCAACGGTGGAAGACACGCTCACCGCGCTCGCCGAGGCCGGCCACAAAGCCGTTGTGCTCCAACCCATCGGCTTCCTCTGCGACCACGTCGAAATTCTCTACGACATCGACGTCAACTTCCGCGAGTTCGGCAACACAAAGGGTATCGCCGTCAGTCGTCCCGAAAGCCTCAACGATTCTCCTGTCCTGATCGAAGCCATCACCAAGGTGCTCGCCAGCCGATAG
- a CDS encoding glycosyltransferase family 2 protein: protein MVILAFYGIHRYQLVWLYYRNKRKEQKSGEPPMRYTEEELPFITVQLPIYNEQYVIDRLIDACCRMDYPRDRYEIQVLDDSTDETKEVAAAVVARYAAGTEGLEPQPILYIHRTNRYGYKAGALENGLKTSRGELVAIFDADFVPPTTWLMDVVHHFAEPKVGMVQTRWTHLNRDYSFLTQVEAILLDGHFVLEHGGRSRAGVFFNFNGTAGMWNRQAIDEAGGWEHDTLTEDTDLSYRAQLKGWKFKYLQDVECPAELPIEMTAFKTQQARWAKGLIQVSKKSLPTILKSDISKHQKLEAWYHLTANISYPLMIVLSTLLMPAMIIRSWQGPLQMVLIDLPLFLASTASVSTFYLVSQKELFPKTWWKTFLYVPFLMSLGVGLTITNTKAVLEALFGIKSAFARTPKYRVEKKGEKSQAKKYRKRLGIIPWIEIAIGCYFTMTVWYAISTENYFTVPFLLLFVLGYWYTGLLSLFQGLFERRGSHGDEMHEKPYPVGI from the coding sequence ATGGTGATTCTGGCGTTTTACGGCATTCACCGCTACCAGTTGGTGTGGCTGTATTACCGCAACAAGCGCAAGGAACAGAAGTCCGGCGAGCCGCCGATGCGGTACACCGAGGAAGAGCTTCCGTTCATCACGGTGCAGCTTCCGATTTACAACGAGCAGTATGTGATCGACCGTCTTATCGACGCGTGCTGCCGGATGGACTATCCCCGCGACCGCTACGAGATTCAGGTGTTGGACGACTCGACCGACGAGACGAAGGAAGTCGCCGCTGCGGTAGTCGCTCGCTATGCGGCAGGCACGGAAGGGCTGGAGCCGCAGCCGATTCTTTATATCCATCGCACCAACCGCTACGGCTACAAGGCGGGTGCGCTGGAGAACGGTCTAAAGACCTCGCGCGGCGAACTTGTCGCGATCTTCGATGCCGACTTTGTGCCTCCGACAACCTGGCTGATGGACGTGGTGCACCACTTTGCCGAGCCGAAGGTGGGCATGGTGCAGACGCGGTGGACGCATCTGAACCGCGATTACAGCTTCCTGACGCAGGTGGAGGCGATTTTGCTCGATGGCCACTTCGTGCTGGAGCACGGCGGTCGCTCGCGCGCAGGGGTCTTCTTCAACTTCAACGGCACGGCGGGTATGTGGAACCGTCAGGCGATTGACGAGGCCGGTGGCTGGGAGCACGACACGCTTACCGAGGACACCGACCTTAGCTATCGCGCACAGTTGAAGGGCTGGAAGTTCAAGTATCTGCAGGACGTGGAGTGCCCAGCCGAGTTGCCGATCGAGATGACGGCGTTTAAGACGCAGCAGGCTCGTTGGGCAAAGGGCCTGATTCAGGTCTCGAAGAAGTCACTGCCCACGATTCTGAAGTCCGACATCAGCAAGCATCAGAAGCTTGAGGCCTGGTATCACCTGACAGCAAACATCAGCTATCCGTTGATGATTGTGCTGTCGACGTTGCTGATGCCCGCGATGATCATCCGCTCATGGCAGGGGCCGCTGCAAATGGTGCTGATCGATCTGCCACTCTTCCTGGCGTCCACGGCGTCGGTCTCGACGTTCTACCTCGTCAGCCAGAAGGAGCTCTTCCCGAAGACATGGTGGAAGACCTTCCTCTATGTGCCGTTCCTGATGTCGCTGGGCGTGGGCCTGACGATCACGAACACGAAGGCCGTACTGGAGGCGTTGTTCGGCATCAAGAGCGCGTTTGCGCGAACGCCGAAGTACCGCGTGGAGAAGAAGGGCGAGAAGTCGCAGGCGAAAAAGTACCGCAAGCGCCTCGGCATCATCCCGTGGATCGAGATCGCCATCGGCTGCTACTTCACGATGACGGTCTGGTACGCAATTTCGACGGAGAACTACTTCACTGTGCCGTTCCTGCTGTTGTTCGTGCTGGGCTACTGGTACACCGGCCTGCTAAGCCTGTTCCAGGGTTTGTTTGAACGCCGGGGCAGCCACGGGGATGAGATGCACGAGAAGCCGTATCCGGTGGGAATTTAG
- the mqnC gene encoding dehypoxanthine futalosine cyclase: MGITRQQALDCFASDDLIGIGMEADALRRKLHPDGVVSYIIDRNINYTNFCTEYCTFCAFYRPLKGKLASEGYILEFDTIYDKVRETVEMGGTGVLMQGGIHPDLKIDWFERLFTGIKTRFPQIWLHCLSASEILAIAEYSELDLRTTIARLRDAGLDSIPGGGAEILDDEVRARIARLKCRTEDWLSVHRTAHSLGMRTTATMMFGVGENMEHRVNHFEVVRQLQEETGGFTAFIPWSFQPNNTALGGRGWDEATSVEYLKTLAISRMYLDNIENVQASWVTQGLKVLQMGLRFGGNDVGSVMLEENVVKAAGTSNCTTEEELRRIIRDAGFRPVQRDTLYRTMFLN, translated from the coding sequence ATGGGCATTACCCGTCAGCAAGCGCTCGATTGTTTCGCCTCCGACGACCTCATCGGCATTGGCATGGAAGCCGATGCTCTCCGCCGCAAACTGCACCCGGACGGCGTCGTCAGCTACATCATCGACCGCAACATCAACTACACGAACTTCTGCACGGAGTACTGCACTTTCTGCGCGTTCTATCGTCCGCTCAAGGGCAAACTCGCCAGCGAAGGCTACATCCTCGAGTTCGACACCATCTATGACAAGGTTCGCGAGACCGTTGAGATGGGTGGCACCGGCGTGCTCATGCAGGGTGGCATCCACCCCGACCTCAAGATCGATTGGTTCGAACGCCTCTTCACCGGCATCAAGACGCGCTTCCCGCAGATCTGGCTGCATTGCCTGTCCGCGTCAGAGATTCTCGCGATTGCCGAGTACTCCGAGCTTGATCTCCGCACCACGATCGCTCGCCTCCGCGACGCGGGCCTCGACTCCATCCCTGGCGGCGGCGCAGAGATTCTTGACGACGAGGTTCGCGCCCGCATCGCTCGCCTGAAGTGCCGCACTGAAGACTGGCTCAGCGTGCATCGCACCGCGCACTCGCTCGGCATGCGCACTACCGCGACCATGATGTTCGGCGTCGGCGAGAACATGGAACACCGCGTCAATCATTTCGAGGTCGTCCGCCAGCTTCAGGAAGAAACCGGCGGCTTCACCGCCTTTATCCCCTGGAGCTTCCAGCCGAACAACACGGCGCTCGGCGGCCGCGGCTGGGACGAAGCCACCTCAGTCGAGTACTTGAAGACACTCGCGATCAGCCGCATGTACCTCGACAACATCGAGAACGTGCAGGCAAGCTGGGTAACGCAGGGCCTCAAGGTGCTGCAAATGGGCCTCCGCTTCGGCGGCAACGACGTCGGCTCCGTGATGCTTGAGGAGAACGTCGTGAAGGCTGCGGGCACATCCAACTGCACGACCGAAGAAGAGCTTCGCCGCATCATCCGCGACGCAGGCTTCAGGCCGGTACAGCGCGATACACTCTACCGCACGATGTTCCTGAACTAG
- a CDS encoding type II toxin-antitoxin system VapC family toxin: MGVIYLLDTNVISERSRAQPAKEVISFLQSLPLESIYLSVLTVGELRKGALKIERTNPAKSAELNHWIDGLESQFASRILGIDQRIARLWGTWSAQRSRPIVDTLLAATASVQGLVFVTRNESDVADLPVRVINPWSR; this comes from the coding sequence ATGGGCGTAATTTATCTTCTCGATACAAACGTGATCTCTGAACGATCGAGAGCCCAACCTGCGAAGGAAGTGATTTCCTTTCTTCAGTCGCTGCCACTCGAAAGCATCTACCTCAGTGTTTTGACTGTAGGCGAGCTCAGGAAGGGCGCGTTGAAGATCGAGAGAACCAATCCTGCGAAGTCCGCTGAGCTAAACCATTGGATCGATGGTCTGGAATCGCAATTTGCGAGCCGTATCCTTGGAATTGATCAACGGATAGCTCGTCTGTGGGGCACGTGGTCAGCTCAGCGTTCGCGACCGATTGTAGATACTCTTCTTGCGGCCACCGCATCGGTCCAAGGGCTTGTTTTTGTGACTAGGAATGAAAGCGATGTGGCAGATCTTCCAGTCCGTGTGATCAATCCTTGGAGTCGTTAA